In Gadus chalcogrammus isolate NIFS_2021 chromosome 23, NIFS_Gcha_1.0, whole genome shotgun sequence, a genomic segment contains:
- the LOC130377513 gene encoding uncharacterized protein LOC130377513 isoform X1, producing the protein MESQTLWSPPPRQPQPSAPAAADSPRRVCFIATGKTGAEVGRRKEPLVWSAAQYNHQTDGPPLRGGPGTRPTEAGELQEGRAAALRCEGQSSSMEVFTNLSLDLEPGGSVSQALDRYLTESSLKYACQCGGNTSGTQTCFLTLPNVLVLHLKRFRFTLTGRIEKVEDEVLLSRNLGLSIGTGEVHTGECTEPHRCPGYIRTLHQ; encoded by the exons ATGGAGTCCCAGACTCTGTGGTCTCCTCCACCCAGGCAGCCCCAGCCCTCAGCTCCTGCTGCAGCAGATTCCCCTCGCCGAG TTTGCTTCATTGCAACGGGGAAAACTGGGGCAGAAGTTGGCCGGAGGAAAGAACCATTGGTGTGGTCAGCAGCTCAG TACAATCACCAGACCGACGGCCCCCCCCTCCGAGGTGGCCCAGGTACGCGCCCCACCGAGGCAGGGGAGCTCCAGGAGGGTAGAGCTGCTGCCCTGAG ATGTGAGGGCCAGTCCTCGTCCATGGAGGTCTTCACCAACCTGTCCCTGGACCTGGAGCCTGGAGGCTCGGTGAGCCAGGCCCTGGACAGATACCTCACG GAGAGCTCTCTGAAGTACGCCTGCCAGTGCGGAGGAAATACATCTGGCACCCAGACCTGCTTCCTGACCCTACCTAA CGTTCTGGTCCTCCACCTGAAACGCTTCCGCTTCACCCTCACTGGGAGGATAGAGAAGGTGGAGGATGAAGTCCTCCTGTCCAGAAACCTGGGACTCAGCATTGGGACAG GAGAAGTACACACTGGTGAGTGTACTGAGCCACATCGGTGCCCGGGCTACATCag GACATTACATCAGTGA
- the LOC130377513 gene encoding ubiquitin carboxyl-terminal hydrolase 37-like isoform X2, with translation MVGRTYSCPVEAHLLFNMLKTRTCKGCEGQSSSMEVFTNLSLDLEPGGSVSQALDRYLTESSLKYACQCGGNTSGTQTCFLTLPNVLVLHLKRFRFTLTGRIEKVEDEVLLSRNLGLSIGTGEVHTGECTEPHRCPGYIRTLHQ, from the exons ATGGTGGGAAGGACCTACTCCTGCCCCGTGGAGGCTCACCTGCTCTTCAACATGTTGAAAACCAGGACCTGCAAGGG ATGTGAGGGCCAGTCCTCGTCCATGGAGGTCTTCACCAACCTGTCCCTGGACCTGGAGCCTGGAGGCTCGGTGAGCCAGGCCCTGGACAGATACCTCACG GAGAGCTCTCTGAAGTACGCCTGCCAGTGCGGAGGAAATACATCTGGCACCCAGACCTGCTTCCTGACCCTACCTAA CGTTCTGGTCCTCCACCTGAAACGCTTCCGCTTCACCCTCACTGGGAGGATAGAGAAGGTGGAGGATGAAGTCCTCCTGTCCAGAAACCTGGGACTCAGCATTGGGACAG GAGAAGTACACACTGGTGAGTGTACTGAGCCACATCGGTGCCCGGGCTACATCag GACATTACATCAGTGA